In Girardinichthys multiradiatus isolate DD_20200921_A chromosome 18, DD_fGirMul_XY1, whole genome shotgun sequence, a single window of DNA contains:
- the siae gene encoding sialate O-acetylesterase, producing MAVISVVVLLLAAFHHGDGTLRFASYYGDHMVLQKSPQRAVLWGYGPEGEQVTVYLTGPFPQKVSSPPVTEGIWQVTLEPVDAGGPYNVQAESESSKCNLTDVLFGDIWLCGGQSNMYFKTSQIFNASEELALSSKYPHVRPFMASLNMSKTERIDLIQVEIPWSVPTASVLAEFSAVCWLFGRYMYDTLKYPIGLVESCWGGTPVEAWSSSRALKQCGLQQSEDGSLMDNTVLWNAMIHPFLNMTIYGAIWYQGEANAEYHKDKYNCSFPAMINDWRMAFHQGSGQQTALDFPFGFVQLSTYKNNSTDDGFPDIRWHQTADVGFVPNSRMKNTFMAVALDLPDKTSPYGTIHPRDKQDVALRLTLGARAVAYGETGIPFQGPFPKQILPIEMSIIIIYDQVVSVTSSKNMFEICCSEKNVSCEPKSFWFPAAIVDWNQTSIQLFAAQCPVSKVAALRYAWRDWPCEFKACPVYDASGNLPAPPFITNRYTGNQNIWKST from the exons ATGGCTGTAAtctctgttgttgttttgcttttagcTGCTTTTCACCACGGCG ATGGCACCTTGCGCTTTGCTTCCTATTATGGAGACCATATGGTGCTGCAGAAGTCCCCACAGAGAGCGGTCCTGTGGGGTTACGGCCCTGAGGGGGAACAGGTCACGGTCTACCTGACGGGGCCCTTTCCACAGAAAGTCTCATCGCCCCCCGTGACAGAAG GCATTTGGCAAGTCACCCTTGAACCTGTTGATGCTGGTGGTCCCTACAATGTACAAGCGGAGTCTGAGAGCAGCAAATGTAACCTGACAGATGTGCTGTTTGGAGACATCTGGCTGTGTGGAGGCCAGAGTAACATGTATTTTAAAACCTCTCAG ATTTTCAATGCATCTGAGGAGCTGGCCCTCTCATCTAAATATCCACATGTAAGGCCTTTTATGGCATCTTTGAACATGAGTAAAACTGAGCGGATTGATCTAATCCAAGTGGAAATACCCTGGTCCGTCCCCACCGCCA GTGTCCTGGCAGAGTTTTCTGCGGTGTGCTGGCTCTTTGGGCGTTACATGTATGATACGCTGAAGTACCCCATAGGACTGGTGGAGTCATGTTGGGGAGGCACACCAGTAGAAGCCTGGTCATCCTCAAGAGCCCTAAAGCAGTGTGGACTGCAGCAAAGTGAGGACGG TTCTTTGATGGACAACACTGTTTTGTGGAATGCAATGATCCACCCATTCCTCAATATGACCATCTATGGAGCCATCTGGTACCAGG GTGAGGCGAATGCAGAGTACCATAAAGACAAGTACAACTGCTCATTTCCTGCTATGATAAATGACTGGAGGATGGCATTTCACCAAGGCTCAGGGCAGCAGACTGCTCTTGACTTTCCATTCGGATTTGTCCAA CTATCCACCTATAAAAACAACTCCACAGATGACGGCTTTCCAGACATTCGTTGGCACCAAACGGCAGACGTGGGCTTTGTCCCAAACAGCAGGATGAAGAACACCTTTATGGCAGTGGCTTTGGATTTACCTGATAAAACGTCACCATATGGCAC AATCCATCCCAGAGACAAACAGGACGTTGCCCTTAGACTAACACTGGGTGCCAGAGCTGTGGCTTATGGGGAAACAGGCATACCCTTCCAAGGACCTTTCCCAAAGCAAATCCTACCAATTGAAATGTCAATCATCATCATCTACGACCAGGTGGTCTCTGTGACGTCatctaaaaacatgtttgag aTCTGTTGCTCAGAGAAGAATGTGTCATGTGAGCCCAAGTCCTTTTGGTTTCCGGCTGCCATCGTAGATTGGAATCAAACCAGTATCCAGCTGTTTGCTGCCCAGTGTCCAGTATCTAAAGTTGCTGCTCTTAGATATGCATGGAGAGACTGGCCCTGTGAATTTAAAGCATGTCCTGTTTACGATGCCAGTGGGAATTTACCAGCGCCTCCTTTTATCACCAATCGATACACAGGCAATCAAAATATTTGGAAAAGCACCTGA